The stretch of DNA GAGGTGAAGGCACTGAGCACCAGGACGTAGGGCGGCACCTTCCTGCTCTTCGCGTATAACCGCAGCACCAGGGCTAGCTGGAGCAGGTAGATCCCGGCGAAGATGTACTGCGCCAGGCGGACATTCGTTCCGTGGGAGGTCACATAGTAGAGAGCCGAGTAGATGTAAACGAAGGCGGCGGGATAAACCAGAGGTCCAGTGTCACCTAGAAAAtaaggaaatatatttaaataatatatttaaacgatTTAAGTTAGTAAtacttaaagaaaataagtaGAAAAgacttgaaataaataaatattggaattattaggaaaacaagagagaacgctatagtcgggttggtgtcccgactaataatcgtaactcagctaaagggagtgcgagggagatagatatatgttgacaatttataaatcgtataactttttaatgaatggtccgatttgaaaaatgtcttctacatttcgataggtataaatatacacaacaaaattgcatttatacttctcggaaatctttaaagatgtgggcgcaggacccattttaaaatcgttagtgggcgattgtgggcgttagagggggcgtggcgctcggctaaaataaacttgcgctgcgtaggaagccaaagaatatgtgtgggaaatctcaaccttctagcttttgtagtttctgagatctcagcgttcatacagacggacagacggacatggctagatcgactcggctagtgaccctgatcaagaatatgtatactttatggggtcggaaacgcttccttctagctgttacatacttttgcacgaatctagtatacccttttactctacgagtaacgggtataaatagtagaaaatatcttaaatacatgtacaaattttaatggaaatattagtattatttattgttttggcttcCTAAAGCTATAAATTGTATAACTTACAAATTACAACGCTAGTCACAACggataaacaattttatattcGAACAAAATTAGTTCTTAAATCTAAtgacatacatttttaaaattaattattgaaaatacAGAAtgacaaaatataattaaatcgaAGGAAAAGGTTTTGGGGATAAACTGGGGATAATAAACCagtaataattttgaaaaataaacagaaaagTTCTGAGATATGTATGAATATTAACATTGTTTTGAAATGGTAGTTAGccagtaaaaattaaaaaaacaatttaaaacggGCTTATCCagtaataattttagaaaatcaactaaaatatattttaaattcagtCACTTTTAGCCGTTGgccattcaaattcaaaatcagCTGTTCGACTGACGTAACGGGCCGCGTTGCGGGGCGACTGTCAAAACGTCAACGGGAACGGAACACCGAGCGaaggagcgagcgagagagaagcATTCGTAGGGCAGCATGGAGGTTACGGCATGTTAGCTGAAAAACTGATACTTTTATGGAAAAATGATGATTTCGTGTAAAAATTTATTCGTATTTCGGCACCTGCCGGCGGTGCGCAGCTACCTGGCGGCCACCGCGTGCTCCACGCCCAGTGCCATCGCCTGCCGAAGCCTCTCCAGCGCATGGAAACCGACGAGGAGCGCAGGAAATCCATCGCAAGAACGCCGCCTGCACACCACGCGCCGCCTCCTGGCCAAGGACTACTACACGACGCTGGGCGTGGCCAAGAACGCCAACGGCAAGGACATCAAGAAGGCCTACTACCAGCTGGCCAAGAAGTACCATCCCGATACGAACAAGGAGGATCCGGACGCGGGCCGCAAGTTCCAGGAGGTCTCCGAGGCCTACGAGGTGCTCAGCGACGAGCAGAAGCGCCGTGAGTACGACACCTACGGCCAGACGGCGGAGAATATGGGCCGCCAGGGCGGCGGTTTccccggcggcggaggaggtggcTTCGGGCCCGAGGGCTTCTCGCAGAACTGGCAGTTCCGCTCGACCATCGATCCCGAGGAGCTGTTCCGCAAGATCTTCGGCGAGGGCAACAACTTCCGGACGAACAGCTTCGACGACTTCGCCGACTCCAAGTTCGGTTTCGGCCAGGCCCAGGAGATGGTGATGGACCTGACCTTCGCCCAGGCGGCGCGCGGCGTCAACAAGGATGTGAACGTCAATGTGGTCGACCAGTGCCCCAAGTGCGCCGGCTCCAAGTGCGAGCCGGGCACGAAACCGGGTCGCTGTCAGTACTGCAACGGCACCGGCTTCGAAACGGTGTCCACGGGCCCCTTCGTCATGCGCTCCACCTGCCGCTACTGCCAGGGAACGCGGCAGCACATCAAGTATCCGTGCAGCGAGTGCGAGGGCAAGGGACGCACCGTGCAGCGGCGCAAGGTCACCGTTCCGGTGCCGGCGGGCATCGAGAACGGGCAGACGGTGCGCATGCAGGTGGGCAGCAAGGAGCTGTTCGTCACCTTCCGCGTGGAGCGCAGCGACTACTTCCGCCGCGAGGGCGCCGACGTGCACACCGATGCGGCCATCTCGCTGGCCCAGTCGGTGCTCGGCGGCACGGTGCGCGTGCAGGGCGTCTACGAGGACCAGTGGATCAACGTGGAGCCGGGGACCTCGTCCCACCACAAGATCAGGCTGCGCGGCAAGGGCCTGAAGCGGGTGAACGCCCACGGGCACGGCGATCACTACGTGCACATCAAGATCGCGGTGCCGTCGGGCAGGAAGCTGGACAAGCAGCGACTGGCCCTCATCGAGGCGTACGCCGAGCTGGAGGAGGACACTCCGGGCCAGATCCACGGCATCACGAATCGCAAAGATGGCAGTAAGAAAGCAACGTAAATAATCTCCAGATCTACCAATGCAATCTCTGAATGAAAGGAGCTTGGAGCTTGAATTCGTAGTTGAAATATACGTGCGTTTTATGTGCGAGCTATGTTAAATGATGGTGTTCTCTCTTTTCTTTCCCCCATCTCTCGTTGCAGCGCAGGAGCGAGTGAGGCAtcaggagcagctgcagcaggagAAGATCGATCCTCCAAgccaggagaaggagaaggagcagcagcagaaacagaaggcaaaggcaaagacCAGCGGACGGAACACGAAACCAAAGCGAAAGAAGGCGGCGGATCCGGATCCGGACAAGGCGACGGCGGAGGCTTCATAAACAAAATCAAGTCCATGTTCAACTGACAGTCGATTCTGTTTGTTAGTGTCTAAGTTAACGCACGTTATTGTTGCTAATCTAAGCGAGGGGCGGGAACCGAGGGAGTGTATTCCAAATACGAGTTGGTTCGAGATGAATAAACCAAATTGACCGTCATTCgagcaattttaattgaaactttttctattgaaatttagttttggTTTTCAGATTTGTTGTGCCAAGAGACAACTTTGCCATTTTGGacgtttaaaattatgagtaatgaaatttatagtttttaaagaaaaagacATAAAAAAACTAGTATCtattagaaaaacaaaagtatGGTActtgtgaatattttttattttctatttcaaaataccaaGTTTTCTTCAAACTAATGAAGTATTgagtttaaatacaaatttctttATTGCTCCAGAGTTAATGTTATATTTTG from Drosophila takahashii strain IR98-3 E-12201 chromosome 2R, DtakHiC1v2, whole genome shotgun sequence encodes:
- the LOC108061422 gene encoding protein tumorous imaginal discs, mitochondrial isoform X2 gives rise to the protein MMISCKNLFVFRHLPAVRSYLAATACSTPSAIACRSLSSAWKPTRSAGNPSQERRLHTTRRLLAKDYYTTLGVAKNANGKDIKKAYYQLAKKYHPDTNKEDPDAGRKFQEVSEAYEVLSDEQKRREYDTYGQTAENMGRQGGGFPGGGGGGFGPEGFSQNWQFRSTIDPEELFRKIFGEGNNFRTNSFDDFADSKFGFGQAQEMVMDLTFAQAARGVNKDVNVNVVDQCPKCAGSKCEPGTKPGRCQYCNGTGFETVSTGPFVMRSTCRYCQGTRQHIKYPCSECEGKGRTVQRRKVTVPVPAGIENGQTVRMQVGSKELFVTFRVERSDYFRREGADVHTDAAISLAQSVLGGTVRVQGVYEDQWINVEPGTSSHHKIRLRGKGLKRVNAHGHGDHYVHIKIAVPSGRKLDKQRLALIEAYAELEEDTPGQIHGITNRKDGRASEASGAAAAGEDRSSKPGEGEGAAAETEGKGKDQRTEHETKAKEGGGSGSGQGDGGGFINKIKSMFN
- the LOC108061422 gene encoding protein tumorous imaginal discs, mitochondrial isoform X3, translated to MMISCKNLFVFRHLPAVRSYLAATACSTPSAIACRSLSSAWKPTRSAGNPSQERRLHTTRRLLAKDYYTTLGVAKNANGKDIKKAYYQLAKKYHPDTNKEDPDAGRKFQEVSEAYEVLSDEQKRREYDTYGQTAENMGRQGGGFPGGGGGGFGPEGFSQNWQFRSTIDPEELFRKIFGEGNNFRTNSFDDFADSKFGFGQAQEMVMDLTFAQAARGVNKDVNVNVVDQCPKCAGSKCEPGTKPGRCQYCNGTGFETVSTGPFVMRSTCRYCQGTRQHIKYPCSECEGKGRTVQRRKVTVPVPAGIENGQTVRMQVGSKELFVTFRVERSDYFRREGADVHTDAAISLAQSVLGGTVRVQGVYEDQWINVEPGTSSHHKIRLRGKGLKRVNAHGHGDHYVHIKIAVPSGRKLDKQRLALIEAYAELEEDTPGQIHGITNRKDGTQERVRHQEQLQQEKIDPPSQEKEKEQQQKQKAKAKTSGRNTKPKRKKAADPDPDKATAEAS
- the LOC108061422 gene encoding protein tumorous imaginal discs, mitochondrial isoform X4; this encodes MMISCKNLFVFRHLPAVRSYLAATACSTPSAIACRSLSSAWKPTRSAGNPSQERRLHTTRRLLAKDYYTTLGVAKNANGKDIKKAYYQLAKKYHPDTNKEDPDAGRKFQEVSEAYEVLSDEQKRREYDTYGQTAENMGRQGGGFPGGGGGGFGPEGFSQNWQFRSTIDPEELFRKIFGEGNNFRTNSFDDFADSKFGFGQAQEMVMDLTFAQAARGVNKDVNVNVVDQCPKCAGSKCEPGTKPGRCQYCNGTGFETVSTGPFVMRSTCRYCQGTRQHIKYPCSECEGKGRTVQRRKVTVPVPAGIENGQTVRMQVGSKELFVTFRVERSDYFRREGADVHTDAAISLAQSVLGGTVRVQGVYEDQWINVEPGTSSHHKIRLRGKGLKRVNAHGHGDHYVHIKIAVPSGRKLDKQRLALIEAYAELEEDTPGQIHGITNRKDGSKKATSE
- the LOC108061422 gene encoding protein tumorous imaginal discs, mitochondrial isoform X1 — protein: MMISCKNLFVFRHLPAVRSYLAATACSTPSAIACRSLSSAWKPTRSAGNPSQERRLHTTRRLLAKDYYTTLGVAKNANGKDIKKAYYQLAKKYHPDTNKEDPDAGRKFQEVSEAYEVLSDEQKRREYDTYGQTAENMGRQGGGFPGGGGGGFGPEGFSQNWQFRSTIDPEELFRKIFGEGNNFRTNSFDDFADSKFGFGQAQEMVMDLTFAQAARGVNKDVNVNVVDQCPKCAGSKCEPGTKPGRCQYCNGTGFETVSTGPFVMRSTCRYCQGTRQHIKYPCSECEGKGRTVQRRKVTVPVPAGIENGQTVRMQVGSKELFVTFRVERSDYFRREGADVHTDAAISLAQSVLGGTVRVQGVYEDQWINVEPGTSSHHKIRLRGKGLKRVNAHGHGDHYVHIKIAVPSGRKLDKQRLALIEAYAELEEDTPGQIHGITNRKDGSKKATAGASEASGAAAAGEDRSSKPGEGEGAAAETEGKGKDQRTEHETKAKEGGGSGSGQGDGGGFINKIKSMFN